In Brachypodium distachyon strain Bd21 chromosome 2, Brachypodium_distachyon_v3.0, whole genome shotgun sequence, one genomic interval encodes:
- the LOC100833057 gene encoding E3 ubiquitin-protein ligase SINAT5: MDVDSVECLSLPDAAMDADDVGLAIHTHGALLAASRAACPKGAAGVAPGSSVHELLECPVCTNSMYPPIHQCQNGHTLCSTCKARVHNRCPTCRQELGDIRCLALEKVAESLELPCKYYSLGCPEIFPYYSKIKHEPQCSFRPYNCPYAGSECSVTGDIPYLVDHLRDDHKVDMHSGCTFNHRYVKSNPREVENATWMLTVFHCFGQYFCLHFEAFQLGMAPVYMAFLRFMGDENEAKNYSYSLEVGANGRKMVWEGTPRSIRDSHRKVRDSHDGLLIQRNMALFFSGGDRKELKLRITGRIWKEQQTPDGACVPILCS; encoded by the exons ATGGACGTGGACAGCGTCGAGTGCCTCTCGCTGCCCGACGCTGCCATGGACGCGGACGACGTCGGCCTTGCCATCCACACCCACGgcgcgctcctcgccgcctcccgggCCGCCTGCCCCAAGGGCGCCGCCGGGGTCGCGCCGGGGAGCAGCGTGCACGAGCTGCTCgagtgccccgtctgcaccAACTCCATGTACCCGCCGATCCACCAG TGCCAAAATGGACATACTTTGTGTTCAACATGCAAAGCTAGGGTGCACAATCGTTGCCCTACTTGCAGACAAGAGCTCGGTGATATCAGGTGTTTGGCACTGGAGAAAGTAGCCGAATCGCTTGAGCTTCCCTGTAAGTACTACTCTTTGGGGTGCCCAGAAATCTTCCCATACTACAGCAAGATAAAGCATGAACCGCAGTGCAGCTTTAGACCATATAATTGCCCTTACGCTGGTTCTGAGTGTTCTGTGACCGGCGATATCCCTTATCTTGTCGACCATTTGAGGGATGATCACAAAGTTGATATGCATAGCGGCTGCACATTCAACCATAGATATGTCAAGTCCAACCCAAGAGAAGTCGAAAATGCCACCTGGATGCTGACG GTGTTTCACTGTTTCGGGCAGTACTTCTGCCTGCACTTTGAGGCCTTCCAGCTTGGGATGGCACCAGTATACATGgccttcctccgtttcatggGGGACGAGAATGAGGCGAAGAATTACAGCTATAGCCTCGAGGTCGGTGCAAATGGCAGGAAGATGGTATGGGAAGGCACCCCGAGGAGCATCCGGGACAGCCACCGGAAGGTGCGTGACAGCCACGATGGCCTCCTGATCCAGAGGAACATGGCGCTGTTCTTCTCAGGAGGCGACCGGAAGGAGCTGAAGCTGAGGATCACCGGCCGGATCTGGAAGGAGCAGCAGACCCCGGATGGCGCCTGCGTACCAATTCTCTGTAGCTAA
- the LOC100836439 gene encoding uncharacterized protein LOC100836439, with amino-acid sequence MAASLWLQLPSPPPPLHSPLFLSSSFPSSSSASPLPLQYKKHAPARGNLICSSSSPSVVTKQEGDSPAKALPASAAPVSYKDDPNFRGCKGCGREETERGCNGEGRIMGGIAAVPLFGWWPIKAYRPCPGFVASGGRYRRYGQSMDDVIAGKGRKLAPSNKKNKSEK; translated from the exons ATGGCGGCCTCCCTCTGGCTGCAGctcccttcccctcctccacctctccacagccccctcttcctctcctcctcctttccttcttcttcttctgcgtCTCCTCTGCCGCTGCAGTACAAGAAGCACGCTCCAGCAAGAGGCAACCTTATCTGCAGCTCCTCGTCTCCTTCAGTCGTGACCAAACAAGAGGGGGATTCCCCAGCAAAGGCGCTCCCTGCTTCTGCTGCGCCCGTCAGCTACAAGGATGACCCCAACTTCAG GGGTTGCAAGGGCTGTGGCCGGGAGGAAACGGAGAGGGGCTGCAACGGCGAAGGGCGTATCATGGGCGGCATAGCCGCCGTCCCCTTGTTCGGCTGGTGGCCCATCAAGGCCTACCGGCCGTGCCCAGGTTTCGTCGCCTCCGGCGGCCGCTACCGGCGCTATGGCCAGAGCATGGACGACGTTATCGCCGGCAAGGGAAGGAAATTAGCCCCCTCcaacaagaagaacaaaag TGAAAAATGA